One Rhododendron vialii isolate Sample 1 chromosome 2a, ASM3025357v1 genomic region harbors:
- the LOC131316438 gene encoding uncharacterized protein LOC131316438, with amino-acid sequence MSVDEFFLVQFVLNSLSLSPQYEPFQINYNTMKDKWNLNELASMLVQEEARLKQSGQHSAHLTYQGARKKGMKPKKVIKQGPPKVIESAQSSQTQRKEKYSDRCHFCKKSGHYQKDCSKRKAWFEKKGIPFNPNHKP; translated from the exons ATGAGTGTGGATGAGTTTTTTCTCGTGCAATTTGTTCTGAACTCACTGTCCTTGTCTCCTCAGTATGAGCCAtttcaaattaattataacACTATGAAGGATAAGTGGAATTTAAATGAATTGGCTAGTATGCTTGTTCAAGAGGAGGCAAGACTTAAACAATCAGGACAACATTCGGCTCATCTCACATATCAAGGGGCCAGAAAGAAAGGAATGAAGCCTAAAAAGGTCATAAAGCAAGGACCACCTAAAGTGATTGAGTCTGCTCAAAGTTCTCAGACTCAGAGGAAGGAAAAGTATAGTGATAGATGCCATTTTTGCAAAAAGTCGGGACACTATCAGAAAGACTGTTCAAAACGTAAGGCTTGGTTTGAAAAGAAAG GGATTCCTTTCAACCCAAACCATAAACCCTAA
- the LOC131316419 gene encoding uncharacterized protein LOC131316419: MKTGGRSYVDVVSAMCLALFAIFAIGQSHSRELRPSAHGLAYQSNSTAETAEESSEMQSFFGDTAVPLPAIEPLPEAKNTSDAPWWKDVSGAGQRRGHVREALEVVAVVCGVTGVGCLVVAALVFVFRHQRQRSTGTDK, from the coding sequence ATGAAGACTGGCGGGCGATCGTATGTCGACGTTGTTTCGGCTATGTGCTTAGCTTTGTTTGCGATATTTGCAATCGGACAATCACATAGTAGGGAGCTCCGGCCGTCGGCCCACGGACTTGCATACCAGAGTAACTCAACGGCGGAGACAGCGGAGGAGTCGTCGGAAATGCAGTCATTCTTTGGGGATACGGCAGTGCCGTTGCCCGCGATAGAGCCGTTACCGGAGGCGAAGAACACGAGCGATGCGCCTTGGTGGAAGGATGTTTCCGGCGCTGGACAGAGGAGGGGTCACGTGAGGGAGGCACTGGAGGTGGTCGCCGTGGTCTGTGGAGTGACGGGCGTCGGTTGTCTGGTGGTGGCGGCATTGGTTTTCGTCTTTCGGCATCAAAGGCAGAGGTCCACTGGGACGGATAAATAG
- the LOC131316196 gene encoding uncharacterized protein LOC131316196, whose amino-acid sequence MKTYSLMFAYLNNETKERLIWALDTLKRWMVEKGAALPSVVVLDRDLALLGAIEIFFPLAQHILCIWHINQCVMKKCSPMLGTRCDEFSEAWQLLIHSSTLMSLQQRWNAMCGNFEQYSNAIQYLWDTWLGPYKERFVAAYINQFMHLGSNSSQRAESAHARLKQYLEDTMSSLQTSFQKIEKMLTSQFGDIQGSFQKSLNIPRHIHLHEGIYSEIRGRISLQAMDLIHKQEQRTDNEAGLCFCKIKRTHGLPCFHDIALYRSVDRPIPLSSIHPHWSTLYMHAQRHTNEGARSDRAAQLIERLNEMDSNSRESMMDRFLDMADPSRCTVPPPAYNTEHRGRPTGRDEQNRGHIPSFTVSTSESRASRIPTS is encoded by the exons atgaaaacttactctcttatgtttgcatatttgaataatgagacaAAAGAGCGACTGATATGGGCATTGGATACTTTAAAGAGATGGATGGTTGAAAAAGGGGCAGCGTTGCCATCAGTGGTTGTTTTAGATAGGGATCTGGCACTTCTTGGCGccattgaaatatttttcccCTTGGCACAACACAtcctttgtatttggcacataaaccAGTGTGTAATGAAGAAGTGTAGCCCTATGCTTGGTACGAGGTGTGACGAGTTTTCCGAGGCATGGCAATTGCTTATTCATTCATCGACACTGATGTCTTTGCAGCAGAGGTGGAATGCCATGTGCGGAAACTTTGAGCAATACTCTAATGCCATACAATACCTTTGGGATACATGGTTGGGTCCTTACAAAGAGCGATTTGTTGCAGCATATATAAACCAGTTTATGCACCTCGGGAGCAATTCAAGCCAAAG GGCGGAGTCTGCACATGCGAGGCTCAAACAATACTTGGAAGATACCATGTCCTCGCTTCAAAcatcttttcagaaaatagaaaagatgttgaCCAGTCAGTTCGGGGATATTCAGGGGTCGTTCCAGAAATCTCTCAACATTCCACGACACATACATCTACATGAAGGCATTTATAGTGAAATTAGAGGTCGCATTTCATTACAGGCAATGGACTTGATCCATAAGCAGGAACAACGCACTGATAATGAAGCCGGCCTTTGCTTTTGTAAGATCAAAAGGacacacggattgccatgcTTTCACGATATTGCACTTTACCGTTCTGTGGACAGGCCAATTCCGCTAAGCTCTATCCACCCTCATTGGAGTACGTTGTACATGCACGCCCAGAGGCATACTAACGAGGGAGCACGATCCGATAGGGCAGCTCAGCTTATTGAAAGATTAAATGAAATGGATTCCAACAGTCGAGAGTCTATGATGGACAGGTTTCTCGATATGGCGGATCCATCTCGTTGCACAGTTCCACCCCCAGCATACAACACAGAACACAGGGGTCGACCTACAGGCAGAGATGAGCAGAATAGAGGTCACATACCATCCTTTACAGTATCCACTTCAGAATCTCGGGCCTCACGTATTCCAACATCGTGA